CAGGTGATGAACCCGAGGTGCTGGAGCAAAGGCAGATTCTGCGGCTGGGTGATGATGCCGCCGCCAGTGGCGATGACGCAGTGGCGGCAGCCTAACAAACTGCGCAGGACAGCGGACTCGCGCTCCCGGAAACCGGCCTCCCCTTCCCTGGCGAAAATCTCCGGGATCGAGCAGCCCGCTTTTTCGATGATGAGGTGGTCGGTATCGGCAAACTGGAAACCTAGCATGTGCGCCACCATGCGGCCCACGGTGGATTTGCCGCTGCCCATGAGGCCGATAAGGACGATGTTTTCTGCACGCGGCAGGGCAGCTTCGCCGCCGTCCATCACCTGTTTTAAGATGGAAGGAACCAGAGCGGGATCGTGATGCAAAGCCTCGAAATAACCAGGGTAGGCCGGGGTCCAGCCAGTGGCGCGGAGCCGGGCATTGGAGACGTGTTTGTGCGTCCATCCGCGTTTGCGGCCGGGATCCGGTGCTTTCTCCTCCGGCACGGGCAGATTAAAAAGCAGGGCCAGTTTTTCCAGGCATGCCCGCTGGGTCAGGTGGGCATCGTCCACGACGTTGTAGATGCCGGTCAGTTTGTTTGTAACCAGATGGGCCAGCGCGGCAGCGGCGTCATCGGCATGGATCTGGTTGAGCAGGCGGCCATCGGAGGCGGCCTCGGTGACCTCGATGCCGCTTTTGCCTTCGAGCAGGTTTTTCAGAACGAAAGATCGGCCTGGGCCATAGATGCCGGCGAGCCGTGCAACGGCTCCGCCGTGATTCAGGGCCAGCTTTTCAGCCGCCAGGAGAAGACGCCCGGTTTCTTTGCCGGGATCGGTGGGACTCGTTTCATCCACCTCGCTGCCGTCCGTTTGCGGATAGACACTGGTACTGCCGGTATAAAGCGGGAAGGCCTGCGGGAAGGTGGCCAGCAGGTTGGCCATGCCATCCACATAGACAGCCTGATAAACGGGCGCACCGCCTTTGCCGGAGCTGGCGCAGTGGATGAAGGCATCGGGCGACCAGGGACCGGAAGCAGCGCATTTCTCAGCCAGCCGCCGGACCGAATCCGCATCACTGACATCGCAGGCCAGGACGCGCCAGGGCTTGGCAGCCGTGAGCCGCTCTGCCGATTCAGAGGAATGAGTCGCGCCGATGACCTCATGCCCGGCGGCATGCAGGAGATCTGCGGCGCGCTCGCCGACAAAACCACAGCCAATGATGAGAACTCTCATGAGCGGCGCTGGGTTTGATAATACGAAACGAGCCCCTGGACGACACCGCGCACATAATCCTCGATGGCGCTGCTTTGCAGACGGCCGCCGACAAGCGTGCGCCCAATGTAGTGTCCGGCCAGCAGACGGCGGTAGGTCTCCTCATGGTTCATGACAAAGGGCTCCAGATAGACAACGGGACATTGGTACAGCCGGTTGGCCAGCAGGTTTCGTGCATACACGTAGGGGTTCGTGCCGGCTTTGCGCGCATTCGGTGTGGTATAAACATAGGCGGGCAGGCCGGTGCTGCGTGCCATCCCGTCCGCGACGGCGGAGGCCAGGGGAATTTCCTCCTCATGAATGCGGTCAAACAGCCGGGTGAGCATTTCAAAACGCACGTCCTGCTGCTCCAGCTCCACAGGTGCATAACAGCCATTGACCAGAACATGGAGATGGTTTTGCGGCGAGAACTGCGGCGCGGTCGAAGGACCCCAGGACTCAGCATTCAGATGCAGGCATAAAACAAGATCCGGCTCAATCTTCAGATTGACCTTGCTGGCGCGGGCATGGATTTCGCTGACGCGGTAAAAAAGCTTCTCCGTCTGCCACTGCACGGTGAGGATTTTCGCATCGCCCTCCACCCCCTGATAAGTGGGGAGCGGGTTGAGGATGCCGTGCTCCTGCAGCGTCGCCAGGGCCAGCTTCTCAAAATCCGCCGGACGCTGCTCGGTGACAGGTTCCGCCCGGTCCCGAACCAGACTGACGCGCGCGCCAAGGGCCTGAAGGCGCTCGCTGAGGACACGCGCTGTCAGCAGAGATAGGTCGCCTTCCTGGATGGCCTCACCTGCCTGGAAGCTGAGGAACCGCTCCTCCATCTGCCCCCAGCCACCACCAATGTGCCCCGGGTCCAGCGCGATGTGGAGGTCGCTCAGCAAGGGGCGATCCCGCAGGCGGGGCAGCTCGGCGGCACGCCGCCAGGAGACTGCTGGCGGCGAAGCTTGCTCGCTGGAGTTGCGGAAAGGCACTTTGTACACCGGGTCTGAAGGGTCACCTGTGGGGACCAAAAGAGCATCGGCGGTGACCTCAAAAGGCGGTGGCAGCCCCTTTCCCGGCGAATAAACTTCCTTCCAGGCGGACTCAAACTCTTCACGGGTGAGGGTATGGGCATACCGCTTCAGATCCTCCCAGTCAGGCACTTTGCCCAATGGGGTGACTTTGGCAAAGCGCACGGGATCCAGAGGCAAAACCTGGGGTTCTGCCACCTGTGCAGACAGCCCGCCAGCACTGCCCAAAAAGGCGGCCAGCCAGAAACGGCCATTTTTGAAAAGGAACGACATGCCTGCATCCTAGACTTGATGCGCCCCGTCATCATCTACTAAGTGAACCCATGTCCGAAGCTGCCGCCGAACCCGCCACTGAATCTGCCCCAGAACTTTTCCGTATTTTATTCCTGGGAGATGTCGTGGGCGAGCCCGGCCGGAAGGCCGTCGCGGCCATGCTGCCGGAGCTGAGGGACGAGCTGAAAGTGGACTTTGCCATCGTGAACGGGGAGAACTCCGCCGGGGGGCGAGGCATCACTCCAAAGATTGCCATCAGCCTCATGCGGGCCAAGGCAGACGTGATCACCACCGGCGACCACATTTGGGATCAAAAAGAAATCATTTCCTTTCTCGGGGATGAACCGCGCCTGCTGCGCCCGGTCAATTATCCCGAAGGAGCACCCGGCAAAGGCACCCTCATCCTTCAGACGAAAAAGGGCAAAGTGGGCATCATCAACCTGCAAGGCCGCACCTTCATGCGGGATGCCCTGGAAAATCCATTCAGCGTCATCAACGAGGTGGTGGACGAAATGCGCAGAGAGACGCCCATCATCTTTGTGGACTTCCACGCCGAGGCCACCAGTGAAAAAGTGGCCATGGGCTGGCATCTGGACGGCAAGGTCTCCGCCGTGGTGGGCACCCACACCCATGTACCGACCGCCGACGAACGGGTACTGCCTAATGGAACCGCTTTCCAAAGCGATGCGGGGATGTGCGGCCCGCTGGATTCTGTGATCGGCAGCCAGATTGAGCCCGTGCTGGAGAAATTTCTGACCCAACTGCCGGCCAAGTTTGGCGTGGCACGCGGCCCCGTACGGATCAATGGGGCCCTGGTGACGCTGAACCCGGCGACAGGAAAAGCGGTGTCCATTGAGCGCATCGCGCGGACTTGGGAGGAGTGAATGAGTTTGGCATAGCAGGCCAATAAAAAGGGCCGCCGGAAAAACCGGCGGCCCAGGGGGAACACACAAGGAGATTACTGCTCCAGCAAGATCGAGGAGGTGCGGAAGGTTTTTTTGCTGCCTTCCACGGGAACTTTGATCAAACCGCCGCCGACGATGGCTCCGAAGGATTCATCCTGTAGCAGGACACCAGTCGCGGCGGCCTTGCCCGCTGGCAGGGTCAGCGTGCCGCTGAAGCTGCCGTCGGCTTTGCCAACCTTGCCGACCCATGGGATTGGCGAAGCAGGGGCGCTGGCGCTCAGCTTGAACTTGCTGTCCAGGGTGAACTGGGTTGGCAGCACCGGTGCATCGTTCGGAGCAGCATTGGACAGGCCGGCACCTTCGATCTCCACCGTCAGGAGGCTGTCGATGAGGCCCAGGGATGCAGCGAGTTCTGCCGCCGTTTTGACGGGAACGAACTTGCTGGTCAGGGCTTCGACAGAGAGAGGAGCGGCGAATCCGGCAGCATAGCTCGGCTCTTTGGCGTCAGCGCCTTTGAACCATTCCAGGCCGTTGTTCAGGCTCTGAGGGATATTGGTCGGCTGGCCGAGATCGCCCACCGACAGGATGCCGCCGATGTAGGACTGCTTGTTCTTATACGGCTGGCTCCAGACCAGGGCCTGAGCGGTGGCGGAGAGGCGCAGGCTCATGGTGACCGCCTTGGCATCGCCAAGCAGACCTTTGAGCTTGATGACTCCTGTCTTGCTGACGCTGCCCTTGGCCCAGCCCTGGCCGGCTGGATAGTCCACCCCATTTTGCGAACCTGCATCCAAGACGGTGACAATTTTCTGCACAGCGGGCGGATTGGCGTTTTTAGCCGTCATGCGGAAGCCGCGCTGGCTGCCGGTCTCGGTTCCGGACGTGTAGGTGCCGGTGACCAGCGGACTGTCCGTGGCCACTTCGATCTGCCCGGTGACTGCCGGCAGGTCCTTGGCGGCCGGGAAGCTGAGGTCAATCTCAGCCGACGTGCCACCCGGTGTGAGGGTGAACGTGCCCTTGGACGAGCGGCGCTTGGCCCCGAGGTATTCCAGGGTGGCGGTGAACTTGCCCGAGCCGGAGACGAAGACCTTCACCATGCCTTTGGGTTGGGTACTCTCGCCAGTCTCAAGCAGCGCTTCGTAATGACCCAGCAGGACAGCCGGGAACGGAGCGACGTTGAGATCCAGCGCATACGAGCCGATGATTTCCTTGCCGTTCATCTCCAGGATCTGGAGGGCATAGTTGCCAGGCTTGCCGCCAAGCTGGCCGGTCAATTTGCCGGTGGCAGGATCAAAACTCAGACCTGCTGGCAGCTTGCCGATGAGCTTGAAGGTATTGCCTTCTTCCTTGAGGACGCTGAAGTCATAGTCAATGACATCACCGACCCGGAGACCCGCATCAGGATTGCCACCGTAGGCGATTTCTTCCAGGTCAGGAATGCCGTCTCCATCGGTATCCGCAGTGATTTCAACAGGCACCAGGCTGTCCAGGCGGAAGTTGAGGTTCTGGATGCGGAAGTCCAGGGAGGCTGGCGTGTCAGCGACATTGTAAGCTGTCTGCGGTGTGGGGTACCGGGCGTTGATGTAATCCGTAAAGGCCTTCTGCTCACCCAGCGCGTTATCCGGAAGCTGCGGCACGGCGGTGAAGTTGAGGCTTTCGTCGGCAATGACCGGTCCCAGTGTGCCGTCCGTCAGGATGTAGCGGAAGTTGCTGCCATTGGCCTTGATGGGGTAACCATCGCCGCCCTGGGCCATGAAGTTCAGGGTCACCACACGGATCACCTGCGGGGCGAGGAAGTTGAACAGGCCGTTTTTGAACAGCGCGGTCACGACCTCGTCGTTTTCATCAATGAGGGCCATCGAGGTGATGCGGTCATTGACCGGACGATTCGGGTCCCAGGCAAAGGCCACACCGGCAATGTGTGGGAAGCGTCCCTGGTTAGGCCACGCGGCGACGCCGTGCTCCAGGATGGCTTTCAGCCCCTGCGGCGTGGTGTCAAAGGCCATCAGGCGGTTGTTAAACCGGAGCGCATTTTCCACATCCAGCAGGGAGATGCCGCCTGCGGCCTTGCCGACTTCAGGATTGGCCAGCGGCGGCAGTTTATCCGAGCTTCCAGGCTGGCTGGATACCGCACCGATCTGAGCCCGGATGCCACCGCCGTTTTTCACGGAGACGATCGGGATGTCATTGCCGGTGATGGCACGAAGGGAGTCGCTGTTGGCATCGGCCGTGATGTTGCCCAGGTTGGTTTCCTGGCTGCGGACGAAGCTGCGCTCACCCTCCAGATAGACATTGGTATAACCAAATATCTGACCATCCTTGGCATTAATCACCGCCTGGACAGCATCGGTAATGGCTTTCACTGATGCGCCCTTGGTGCCAGGTGCAAAAGCAGTGGCGGCCAGATTGTCCTCAATCGTATCCCAGGCTGCGGCGACGTTAGCTGTCGTGGCGGCATAGGCACCGTTGAGGGCGATGCGGTCAGCCAGGTTGGAGACGATGATTTCACCGGCTTCATCAAACTCCACCGTCAGGCGGCCCAGGTAAGTGTACTCATTGTCCGTATTGATGATGAGCGTCGGCTTGCTGTCCGCCCCAGCAGTGAGGATCGGGTAGGTGTCAGCAAAATCAGCGCTATGACCTGGGAAGGCCACGGCCACATCGTCTTCATCACCCAGACGGGTGTTGGACCCGGCGGCGAGGATGATGTCCACACCGGTCAGCTTGGTGGCGAGCAGGCGCTCGTTGGCAAGCTGCTGAAGGTGGGAGAGAAGGATGATTTTCGTCACTCCTTCCGCCGCGAGTTCATCAATGTAAGGCTGCACATGCGTGGCCAGCAGGTCCATGTCATCCACACCGGTGGTGCCGGCAGGGAAGCCCTTGGCAATGGTGCCGCTGGGGGAGGAGATGGCGCGCAGGATCTGGGTGGTGACACCCACCAGGCCGATCTTCTCACCACCCTTGGTGATGACCGCAGTCGGCACCAGGCGGGTCTTCACGGTCGAGGCTTCAGGCACGGCGGTGGTGGTGCCATCCAGAGGCACATTAGTGAACCGGGCATTGGCAGCGGAATCCGCCGAGTAATCCAGGTTGGACGAGATGTGCGGGAACTGCGCACCGATCCAGGCACCGCTATTGCCGATGGCATCCATGAAGACATTGGATCCAAGATCCCATTCGTGGTTGCCGATGGCCGATGCCTCCACACCGATCATGTTATGAATGGCGATGTCCGGGCGGGCAAAGGCCGTGGCACCAATGCCAGGCACAGTGCTCAGGGACGGGTCCGTGCCCGCATTGAGGAAGGGGCTCGGGATAAAGTTGTCACCGCCGGAGAGGATGAGCGTGTTATCATACTCATCATCAAAGGCATCCACCAGGGCGGCCAGATTCGGGGCCGTTTGGGAGGCCAGAAGTCCGGCTTCACCATCGGCCAGGTGCAGCACCTGAAGGGTGAAGTTTTCCGGCTCCACAGTGAACAGGGTCATGGTGTTGCTGTCCTCATTCATCACGATGATCATCGGCACGCCGTTGGGGGAATTTTTCGCCGGGATGAAGTGGATGCCTTCAGGATTCTCGTCTTCAGGGAAGCTGACGAGACCTGCCTGCGTGACATTGGCGGGATCGGTGACATCATAGATGATGATGCTGCGGTGACGCTCCAGGCCGACGAAGGCGTAGGTGCGGCCATTGATGACCCCGATCTCGATGCCCTCAGGCTCAGGGCCCTTGTTATCACTGCGACCGTCATCAAAGAGAGGATCACCAATGCTGGCGAGGGTGGTTTCGATGTCGTCACCACTGTCATAGATCATATCGCCTTCATCATTCAGGATGGAGAACGAGCGAGCCCCATACATGAGGATTCGGTCCACATTTCCGTCATTGTTAGCATCACCACGAAGGCCAGGGGCATTGGACACCGTAAGGCGGCCCAGGCGGGCATTGGTTTTCAGCTCGGCGGCATTTGGGAAGACCGTCGGGTCGAGCACGTAGCCTGCATTGCCCACGGTGGTGGTTTCGGTAAAGAAGTCATTCCGGTCATCGCCTTCGTTGGCTATGGCATAGAAGGTCTGGCCGCCTGCGCTGAATGAAGCGATGGAATCCGGCATGTAGAGTCCGAAGACAGGGTTGCCGGTGGTCAGATTGATCATCTGGGAATCTCCAGGACCGTCACGATCACTGAAGTCCGCGAGCAGAGAGGAGAAGTCCTTCTCACCCAGAGGCACCACGGAGGTGAAGGTGGCGGTCGTGATGTCCAGGATGGCCACGGCATTGGCTTCCTGAAGGGTGACCATGGCCTGCGTGCTGTCTGGGGAGACAGCCAGGTATTCAGGCTCAAAATCCAGCGAAGGAAGGCGCAGGACGCCGGGACTTTCTTCAAAGATGCGCACGCCTGCGGCCTTCAAGTCAGGCGCCTGGGCATCATAGGCTTCGAAACCTACCAGGGTCGCCACTGGGGTAGCGAAGCCGCCGGTGACATCAATGATGGTGACCGTGCCAGGATTTGGATCCGTGCCATTGAGCTGGTATTCGCCTTCATCAGCGGTCAGCACTTTGCTGCCATCGGGAGTGAAGGTGAGATGATCCGGCAGGTAACCGACTTCGACTTTGCCAAGGTAGGCATTGTCAGCGGCATTGAGGAAGACGACATGACCGCGAAGGGTTTTGTCGCCGTTCGGGACGGCCACGGCCAGGACGCCATTGTGGATGTCCACGCTGGTCACATCGGAGCTGTTGAGGCTGATAGGAGCCTCGGTGAAGGTGAGTGTGGTGAGGAGCACCGGCTCCGCAGGATTGCTGAGATCAATGACCTGAAGACCGACATCAGAAGTGGCGAAGACACGCTTGGTGGCAGGGTCATAGGCGGAGATTTCCGCACCGGCCAGTTCAAAGGTGGAAACGCGGCCCAGCTTCAGCGGTCCACGGGTGACGATGCTTGCATCGCGCAGCGGTGGCGAGATGCCGTCCGTGATGCCAGGGGAGCCGAGGTCCGAACCGATGGCGGGCTGGAAGCTGCCAAAGTTAGTGCCGGTGGCGGCGGTGTAGCGTGGAGACTCGGTACCAGATGCAGGCACCCAGATCAAGGCCTGAGACGCTTCTGTGCCGCCTGCTGAGGGACCCGCATGGCCTCCAGTGGAAGGCGTGCCGTCAGCTTTGGTGAATCCGGCTGCGGCGTAGCTGAAGAAGAACACCTCATTGCCACCTGATTCAAAAAGGGAGACGCCGTCATTTTGGCCAAAGCCAGGAGCCGAAGGTGCCTGAAAGACTTGAACCGTGTCCTCAAGTCCCCACCAGGCGCGGAAGGCGGCTGGAGAGACAGAGGTGAATATCACCGATTCACCCGGAGCGATGCTGCTGCCAGGAGCCAGTTTCCATGCCTGGGCGATGCCGGAAGAGCGGCCAGAATCATGCCAGGTAAAATTGGCCAGGGAGACGGCAGATTCACCAAAGTTGGTTAGCTCCCAATAATCATTGGATGCTGAAGGAGCACTGCCAGACTGGTTGGACTGGATCTCCGTGAGCATGAGCTTGTAGCTGACAACATCGGCGTCATCGGTGACCGTGATTTCAAAGTTGGCCAGGCTGGCATCTTCTGCCGTGGCCGTAATGTTAAAGGTCTGGCTGCCATCCGGGAAGGAGTCATCCACGGCAGTGACATCAAAGGTGGCGGAGGTCTGGCCGGTCAGAATGGTGACGGTGGCAGGCACCAGGGCTTCGGTGGTATCGGCGGAGGCCAGGGTGACGACTAGATCGCCATCGGTGCTGCCGTCACGAGTGACGGTGCCGGTTGCCGCAGGGTTGGCTTCGTTTTCAGCAAAGGTGGCTGGAGAGACCTCAAGGGTGAGCGTGATGCTCGGGCCTTCATCACCGTCTCCAGAGACGCCGGGCGATCCGAGATCCGTGCCCACAGCCGCAACATAGGTGCCGAGCGTATTGCCCGTGGCAAAGGTATAACGCGGATCTTCCGTGCCGGAGGCGGAATCCCAAACGGCAGCCTGGGAAGCCTCGGTGCCGCCAGCGGACAGACCTGCATGGTCGCCTTCAGAGTCGTTGCCATTGGGCAGTTTGAATCCGGCTGGACCATAGCTAAAGGCGAAGACTTCGGTCCCGGAAGGATCATAAAATCGGACGCCATCGTCTTTGCCAAAACCAGGTGCATCCACATTGGAAAGGACCTGCACGGAAGGATCAAGGCCCCACCAGGCGCGGAAGTCTTCAGCCAATGCCGATGTCAGAATGACGGATTCGCCAGGAGCAATCGAGGTGCCCTCAGGGATGGTGATGATTTCCACATCATCAAACGGCATGCCGCTGTCTCCCCATTTGTAGCCGCTGATGTCCACACTGGATGCACCGAGGTTAGTCAGCTCCCAGTAATCCTCAGCACCCTCTGGGGCACCACCGGACTGGTTGGACTGAAGCTCCGTAAGAAGCAGGATTGGAGGCGGCACATCCACCTGGCCGGGGGAGCCATGATCCGTTTCGTCAGCGTTTGCAAATGAGCCAAAATTGTCCCCAGTGGCAGAGGTATAGCGCGCTGTCTCCGCAGTCGTTCCGGAGGTAGGGTCCCAGATCAGTGCATCCGTGGCGACACCACCTGCAGACAACCCTGCATGGCCGCCGGTGGAGGGTTCACCGTTGGATTTTGTGAACTGGCCAGCACCATAGCTGAAGAAAAACAGCTTCTCTCCAGCAGAATTAAAGAAGGCGATGCCGTCATTACCACCCAGTCCCGGAGAGTTCGCGGTGGTGAACACTTTGACACTTTCCGTCAGATTCCAGCGGGTGCGAAAGGCCGCAGCCTCCACATTGGTGAAAATGACAGACTCGCCCCCCTCAATGGAACTGTCCATCGGGAGGGCCCAGGCACTGCCATTGGCAAAACTCTCACTATCATCATCCCAAGTGTAGCCAGCCAGGGAAACTGGCTCCTCGCCGAAATTGGTAAGTTCCCAATAGTCTGCGTCGCCGGTCGTCTGGCTGGATTGAATTTCGGTAACAAGGAGCTGGGCCTTCGCGGTTGAAGCGAAGGCACCCAGGCTTAACGCCACGCTGAGGGCGGCAAGTCGTATGCGTTTGGAGAATATTTTCATGAGGGAGATGGTCTTGAAAGCGTCTTGTGCAAGCACCCGCAAAGATGCCTGTACGAGATCCGGCATCGCACGGGAGTGGAATGCCAGGGCCACCGTTTAAAGCCCGCTGGCCGCTTAAAGCCAGACCCGGCGCGCAACAATTCCGCCACGTTCATTTTAGTTACGTTTTTTGTTATCCTTGTCACGGCAAGGGACTGAATACAGACCTGAAAATACCAAGGCCAATTGCGCAAACATTCCGTCACGGCAAAACATCCCCCCTGCCGCTATCAGACGCTTTTTCTCCTGCGATCTGTTCACCGACCAATGAAGCAGTGCTTCGGCTTGCAAAGAACCGGGACATTTAATATACCCCGCATGCATATGAAAACAATTTGCCGGGTGCTGGTCATGTGGATGCTTTTTCCGCCTGTTTGTGGCGGGCTTTCAGCCGCCGCGCCCTCCTTGGAAAAGGCCGGCAAACTGGTCATCGCAGGCGGGGCGCTCTCTGCCGCAAACGGGGAAATATGGGCTCTCCTGCTAGCGGAGCGGCTCCATGGCCGCCCGATAGGCATCCTTTCCACCGCCAGCGAGGTCCCGGAAGCCACGGGTCTCCCCCTGGCATCCACATTGAACCGGCTGCACGGTGACGGCAGTGCTGTGTTCATCCCTGTAACGGAGAAAAACAGGAAGGCTGGCGACCCTGAAACAGTGGCTTTGATCCGCCGCTGTGGCGGCTTTTATTTCACTGGCGGTCAGCAAAACCGGACGACCCGGACCCTGCTCACCCAGAAAGGAAGCCGGACTCCTGCCCTGGAAGCAGTGTGGGATGTTTATTTGCAGGGGGGCGTCATCGGTGGGTCCAGTGCCGGGGCAGCCATCATGAGCCATCCCATGATCACAGGCGGCAGCAGCGCCGATGCCCTGTTTTGGGGAGCCACTCCGGCGGATTCATCGGAGGAGGGAAAGGGTGTCGGCTACGGGCCGGGGCTGGGATTTCATCCTGGCTGGCTCTACTGCCAGCATCATCTGGAGCGCGGCAGGCTGGGACGCCTGCTGGCAGCACTGGCAAGCAAGAAAGTGGGATTGCAACACGGGGTCGGAGTCGCCGAAGACACGGCCTGGGTCATTGATCACGCCGCGCAGACCGGCACGGTGATCGGCTCCAAAGGAGTGGTTTATCTGAATGCCACCCAGTTCACCACAAAGACCGATGGCAGCATCAGCGGAATGAAAATCCATTATTTGGACCGGGGGGATTCCATGGACCTGAAGACAGGTCAGGTGCGGCCGGCCAAAGGAAAATCAGCGGTGACGCCACCTGCTGCCCCGGTCCCCATCGCCAGCACGACCAATGCCTGGGGCCGGGATGCCATCTGGCACCTGTTGATAAAACTGGCCCAGGCCGGAAGCGATGCTGAAGCCGTGGCCAGCGATCTGTATTTTGACCTGGTCTTCCGGCGCAGCCCGGATACCCGCGTATCGCGGCATCCAGACGAAACCGCTGATGCACGCCCGACCTGGACTATCACAGATCTCCAACTGGAAGTACACCCGCGCACCGGAAAAGAGGAACAGGCGAAACGGCTGCCTTCCGGAAAAGCCGAATTCAATCTTGTGGCTCGCGGCAAGAAGCTCAAAATTTTCACCTACTGTCCGCCCGGCTACAAGAACGGCCCGCTCTTGGTGGTGATGCATGGGCTGAATCGCAATGCCGGGGATTATCGGAATAATGCCATCCAACTGGCGGACCGCTTTCAAGCCCTCGTTGTGGCCCCTAGTTTTGTGCTGGCTCAATTTCCTGTTGAAGCCTACCAGCGCGGCGGCGTGACCCGTGATGGCAAACCCCAGCGCATGGAAGAATGGACCTTCCAATGCATCCCGGAGGTGGTCTCCGCCATCCGCAGCCGTCAGGGGGAACCGGAGCTCCCCTACTATCTCATCGGCCACTCCGCTGGCGGCCAGTTTTTAAACCGCCTCGCCGCCTTTCTACCAGGAGAAGCCACCCGCATCATTGCGGCCAATCCCGGCTCGCTCATTTTCCCGACCCGTGACCAGCCTTTCCAGTTTGGTTTTGGAAACCTGCCGGATGAATGGAGCGATGACGCCTGGATCAAAAACTATCTGGCCGCCCCGCTGACCCTTTTTCTCGGCACTGCGGATACCGGCTCAAAATACCTGGATGTCAGCGCCGAAGCCATGCGCCAGGGAGCCACACGCATTCAGCGCGGACGCGCCTGCTTTTCCATGGCTGAAAACCTGGCCCGTGAGCGCGGCTGGCCTTTCCACTGGACGCTTGTCGAGGCAGAGGGCGTCGGCCATGACTCGGCCGCCATCTTCGCCCATCCGCTGGCTGAAAAAGCCATCTTTGGAGCCGGTCCTGACACCAACGATTGATACAAGGTCAAAACCGCCACTCCACACCTAACCACAAGGATCGCGGCGCTGCGACAGTGCGGATACCGTCACCGCTGAGGCCGGTCTGAATCTGCTCATTGAAGAGATTCTCCACCCGCACCTGGAAGACCGCATTCTTCATCCGCCAGGAGGCTCCAATACGCACGCTGTGGTAATCAGGAATGACCCGCTGGGCCAGGGCGTCATCAAACTGCGACGAACCATATTCCCAGCCCGCGAAGAAACCCAGCCGCTCATTGGCACGCCATTCACCATTGGCGATCAAGCGCAGCTCTGGAGCCTGCGGGAAAGGTTTGCCTTTGAGCAGAGGCTGGTCCGGGGATTCACTAAATTTTGCCTGTGACCACAATCCGCGCAGGGCAAACGTCACCTCCTTGACCGGCAGCCACTCCACTTCTGCCTCGATGCCATACACACGCGCCTGCTCCACATTCCGCCGCTGCGCACCCGTGCCCCCAGGCGGTATGACACCAAAAATGTCAGCGATTTCAGCAGGGTCCGTCACCGGCACATTGGCGATGGCATCTGAGATCCAGTGATGATACAAGGCGGTGCTGAAGGTAAAGTTTTCCACCGGCTTCCAGGTCATGCCTCCTTCCAGGCTGAAGAAGCGCTCAGGATCCAAATTGGGATTGGCCTCCACGATGTCATTGCGCACGCGAAAGGGCCGGTGAAGCTCGTTCAGGCTGGGCAGGCGGTAAGAGGTTCCGGCAGAGAGCCGAGATTCCAGACTCT
This portion of the Prosthecobacter sp. SYSU 5D2 genome encodes:
- a CDS encoding choice-of-anchor I family protein, with product MKIFSKRIRLAALSVALSLGAFASTAKAQLLVTEIQSSQTTGDADYWELTNFGEEPVSLAGYTWDDDSESFANGSAWALPMDSSIEGGESVIFTNVEAAAFRTRWNLTESVKVFTTANSPGLGGNDGIAFFNSAGEKLFFFSYGAGQFTKSNGEPSTGGHAGLSAGGVATDALIWDPTSGTTAETARYTSATGDNFGSFANADETDHGSPGQVDVPPPILLLTELQSNQSGGAPEGAEDYWELTNLGASSVDISGYKWGDSGMPFDDVEIITIPEGTSIAPGESVILTSALAEDFRAWWGLDPSVQVLSNVDAPGFGKDDGVRFYDPSGTEVFAFSYGPAGFKLPNGNDSEGDHAGLSAGGTEASQAAVWDSASGTEDPRYTFATGNTLGTYVAAVGTDLGSPGVSGDGDEGPSITLTLEVSPATFAENEANPAATGTVTRDGSTDGDLVVTLASADTTEALVPATVTILTGQTSATFDVTAVDDSFPDGSQTFNITATAEDASLANFEITVTDDADVVSYKLMLTEIQSNQSGSAPSASNDYWELTNFGESAVSLANFTWHDSGRSSGIAQAWKLAPGSSIAPGESVIFTSVSPAAFRAWWGLEDTVQVFQAPSAPGFGQNDGVSLFESGGNEVFFFSYAAAGFTKADGTPSTGGHAGPSAGGTEASQALIWVPASGTESPRYTAATGTNFGSFQPAIGSDLGSPGITDGISPPLRDASIVTRGPLKLGRVSTFELAGAEISAYDPATKRVFATSDVGLQVIDLSNPAEPVLLTTLTFTEAPISLNSSDVTSVDIHNGVLAVAVPNGDKTLRGHVVFLNAADNAYLGKVEVGYLPDHLTFTPDGSKVLTADEGEYQLNGTDPNPGTVTIIDVTGGFATPVATLVGFEAYDAQAPDLKAAGVRIFEESPGVLRLPSLDFEPEYLAVSPDSTQAMVTLQEANAVAILDITTATFTSVVPLGEKDFSSLLADFSDRDGPGDSQMINLTTGNPVFGLYMPDSIASFSAGGQTFYAIANEGDDRNDFFTETTTVGNAGYVLDPTVFPNAAELKTNARLGRLTVSNAPGLRGDANNDGNVDRILMYGARSFSILNDEGDMIYDSGDDIETTLASIGDPLFDDGRSDNKGPEPEGIEIGVINGRTYAFVGLERHRSIIIYDVTDPANVTQAGLVSFPEDENPEGIHFIPAKNSPNGVPMIIVMNEDSNTMTLFTVEPENFTLQVLHLADGEAGLLASQTAPNLAALVDAFDDEYDNTLILSGGDNFIPSPFLNAGTDPSLSTVPGIGATAFARPDIAIHNMIGVEASAIGNHEWDLGSNVFMDAIGNSGAWIGAQFPHISSNLDYSADSAANARFTNVPLDGTTTAVPEASTVKTRLVPTAVITKGGEKIGLVGVTTQILRAISSPSGTIAKGFPAGTTGVDDMDLLATHVQPYIDELAAEGVTKIILLSHLQQLANERLLATKLTGVDIILAAGSNTRLGDEDDVAVAFPGHSADFADTYPILTAGADSKPTLIINTDNEYTYLGRLTVEFDEAGEIIVSNLADRIALNGAYAATTANVAAAWDTIEDNLAATAFAPGTKGASVKAITDAVQAVINAKDGQIFGYTNVYLEGERSFVRSQETNLGNITADANSDSLRAITGNDIPIVSVKNGGGIRAQIGAVSSQPGSSDKLPPLANPEVGKAAGGISLLDVENALRFNNRLMAFDTTPQGLKAILEHGVAAWPNQGRFPHIAGVAFAWDPNRPVNDRITSMALIDENDEVVTALFKNGLFNFLAPQVIRVVTLNFMAQGGDGYPIKANGSNFRYILTDGTLGPVIADESLNFTAVPQLPDNALGEQKAFTDYINARYPTPQTAYNVADTPASLDFRIQNLNFRLDSLVPVEITADTDGDGIPDLEEIAYGGNPDAGLRVGDVIDYDFSVLKEEGNTFKLIGKLPAGLSFDPATGKLTGQLGGKPGNYALQILEMNGKEIIGSYALDLNVAPFPAVLLGHYEALLETGESTQPKGMVKVFVSGSGKFTATLEYLGAKRRSSKGTFTLTPGGTSAEIDLSFPAAKDLPAVTGQIEVATDSPLVTGTYTSGTETGSQRGFRMTAKNANPPAVQKIVTVLDAGSQNGVDYPAGQGWAKGSVSKTGVIKLKGLLGDAKAVTMSLRLSATAQALVWSQPYKNKQSYIGGILSVGDLGQPTNIPQSLNNGLEWFKGADAKEPSYAAGFAAPLSVEALTSKFVPVKTAAELAASLGLIDSLLTVEIEGAGLSNAAPNDAPVLPTQFTLDSKFKLSASAPASPIPWVGKVGKADGSFSGTLTLPAGKAAATGVLLQDESFGAIVGGGLIKVPVEGSKKTFRTSSILLEQ